A DNA window from Acidobacteriota bacterium contains the following coding sequences:
- a CDS encoding SpoIID/LytB domain-containing protein, protein MIEINREPSIKVGLMSGAQSVRFELLGQFQTKSGETVEAGEYVATLSNGEIVINGAGELTGTTIQFSPVDFAACRFKVFDVVIGINFHWERKETQVFQGALKLIAYSGGLTIINKLPLESYLISVISSEMNANCPPELLRAHAIVSRSWLLAQLENARRIDGEPSTLSGFANEDVQGEVEEIIKWYDRENHASFDVCADDHCQRYQGVTKIFSEEAMNAVQDTRGNVLVYDETICDARYSKSCGGMSEVYRAAWEDKEIAYLTAVYDWLGDKEDYAIPLTDETNAKAWITAEPLAYCNTKSKTLLARILPGFDQETMDFYRWRVGYTQEEIQELLRSRTGIDFGSIISLAAIERGESGRIIKLKITGTKRTVIIGKELEIRRALSRSHLYSSAFVVRVEQNETSAYPDSFELIGAGWGHGVGLCQIGAAVMADAGFNHQQILAHYFKNTELQTLY, encoded by the coding sequence ATGATTGAGATTAACCGGGAGCCTTCGATTAAAGTCGGGTTAATGAGCGGGGCGCAAAGCGTGCGCTTTGAGTTGCTGGGACAATTTCAAACGAAAAGCGGCGAAACGGTTGAGGCGGGCGAGTATGTTGCCACGCTCAGTAATGGTGAAATTGTGATTAATGGCGCAGGCGAACTCACCGGCACAACGATTCAGTTCTCACCTGTGGATTTCGCGGCTTGCCGGTTTAAAGTTTTCGATGTCGTCATCGGCATTAATTTTCACTGGGAACGCAAAGAAACCCAGGTGTTTCAAGGCGCTTTGAAATTAATCGCCTACTCAGGCGGATTGACGATTATCAATAAACTGCCGCTCGAATCCTATCTCATCAGCGTGATTTCTTCGGAGATGAATGCCAATTGCCCGCCGGAACTCCTGCGCGCGCATGCGATTGTGTCGCGCAGTTGGTTGCTTGCGCAGCTTGAAAATGCCAGACGTATTGACGGGGAACCCTCGACCTTGAGCGGTTTTGCAAATGAAGATGTGCAAGGTGAAGTTGAAGAAATCATCAAATGGTATGACCGCGAAAATCATGCGAGTTTCGATGTCTGCGCGGACGACCATTGCCAGCGTTATCAAGGAGTGACGAAAATTTTTTCTGAGGAAGCGATGAACGCCGTTCAAGATACACGCGGCAACGTTCTTGTCTATGATGAAACGATTTGCGATGCGCGCTATTCAAAAAGTTGCGGAGGGATGAGCGAAGTTTATCGCGCTGCCTGGGAAGATAAAGAGATTGCCTACCTCACGGCGGTGTATGACTGGCTCGGCGATAAAGAAGATTACGCGATACCCTTGACCGACGAAACCAATGCCAAAGCCTGGATTACCGCAGAGCCATTAGCCTATTGCAACACCAAATCGAAAACCCTGCTTGCGCGCATCCTGCCGGGATTTGATCAGGAGACTATGGATTTTTATCGCTGGCGTGTGGGCTATACACAGGAAGAGATTCAGGAGTTGCTGAGAAGCCGCACCGGCATTGATTTCGGCAGTATCATTTCACTTGCAGCCATCGAACGCGGCGAATCCGGGCGCATCATTAAATTGAAAATTACCGGAACCAAGCGAACCGTAATTATCGGGAAAGAGTTGGAAATTCGCCGCGCCTTGTCGCGTTCGCACCTTTACAGTTCGGCATTCGTCGTGCGGGTAGAACAAAATGAAACGTCCGCATACCCCGACAGCTTTGAACTGATTGGCGCAGGTTGGGGACACGGCGTCGGGCTTTGTCAAATCGGCGCAGCGGTGATGGCTGATGCCGGATTCAACCATCAACAAATCCTCGCGCATTATTTCAAAAACACCGAACTGCAAACCCTCTATTAA
- the typA gene encoding translational GTPase TypA: MQTREDIRNIAIIAHVDHGKTTLVDAMLKQSGLFRANEAVAERVMDSMDLERERGITIMAKNASVHYGDVKINIVDTPGHSDFGGEVERVLKMVDGVMLLVDASEGPLPQTRYVLSKALGLDLPVIAVINKIDRQDARADEVISEVFDLFIDLDATDEQVDFPTIFAIARNGIAKYKLEDESEDLKPLFDEIVRTIPPPVAPIDGVLQVLVTNLDYDDYVGRLAIGKIFSGTVAVGDMVSLCKLDGSIQKTRVSKLYAFEGLKKTPIERAEAGEIIALAGIEDIYIGETISSIDDPQPLPKIIVDEPTISMIFGVNTSPFSGKEGKWVTSRKIRERLDKETLANVAIRVEDTDSPDSFKVSGRGELQLAILIEMMRREGYEVQVSKPQVITRVEEGRKLEPIELAVVDCPETFIGVVTEALGRRKGRMTKMINHGTGRVRMEFEVPSRGLIGFRSEFLTDTKGTGLLNTIFLRWDDWQGAITQRITGALVADRAGAATTYALYNLQERGELFVKPSTAVYEGMIVGENSRDVDMDVNVVREKKLTNMRASTADEAMRLVPFRVLSLEQALEFIREDELVEVTPESIRMRKKILASNFRPKGKSTE, from the coding sequence ATGCAAACCAGAGAAGATATACGCAATATTGCCATCATCGCGCACGTTGACCACGGTAAAACCACCCTGGTTGACGCGATGTTGAAACAATCAGGATTATTTCGCGCCAACGAAGCAGTCGCCGAACGGGTGATGGATTCGATGGATTTGGAACGCGAACGCGGCATCACCATTATGGCGAAAAACGCTTCGGTGCATTACGGCGACGTGAAAATCAACATTGTTGATACGCCGGGTCACTCGGATTTCGGCGGCGAAGTCGAGCGCGTGTTGAAAATGGTCGATGGCGTGATGTTACTTGTTGACGCCAGCGAAGGACCGCTGCCACAGACGCGCTACGTTTTATCGAAAGCTTTGGGACTCGATCTGCCGGTTATCGCCGTCATCAACAAAATCGACCGGCAGGACGCCCGCGCCGATGAAGTCATCAGCGAAGTATTCGATTTATTCATCGACCTGGATGCTACCGACGAACAGGTCGATTTTCCCACGATTTTCGCCATCGCCCGCAATGGCATCGCCAAATATAAACTTGAAGACGAGAGCGAAGATTTGAAACCGCTCTTTGATGAAATCGTCCGCACCATTCCGCCGCCGGTCGCGCCCATAGATGGCGTCTTGCAGGTGCTGGTCACCAATCTCGATTACGATGATTACGTCGGCAGACTCGCAATCGGTAAAATTTTTTCCGGCACCGTTGCAGTCGGCGATATGGTGTCGCTTTGCAAACTCGATGGTTCGATTCAAAAGACCCGCGTGTCAAAACTCTATGCCTTTGAGGGCTTGAAAAAAACACCGATTGAACGCGCCGAAGCCGGAGAAATCATCGCCCTTGCAGGCATCGAAGACATTTATATCGGCGAAACCATTTCATCGATTGATGACCCGCAACCGTTGCCGAAAATCATCGTTGATGAACCGACGATATCAATGATTTTCGGAGTCAACACTTCGCCGTTTTCAGGCAAAGAAGGCAAATGGGTGACCTCAAGAAAAATTCGCGAACGGCTGGACAAAGAGACGCTCGCCAATGTCGCGATTCGCGTCGAAGACACCGATTCGCCCGACAGTTTCAAAGTTTCGGGGCGCGGCGAATTGCAGCTTGCGATATTAATCGAAATGATGCGGCGCGAAGGTTATGAAGTGCAGGTTTCAAAACCTCAAGTTATCACTCGCGTTGAAGAGGGCAGAAAGCTGGAACCGATTGAACTCGCGGTGGTAGATTGCCCGGAAACTTTTATCGGAGTGGTAACCGAAGCCCTGGGGCGTCGCAAAGGTCGCATGACAAAAATGATTAATCACGGCACCGGGCGTGTACGCATGGAATTTGAAGTGCCGTCGCGCGGGCTGATCGGGTTTCGCAGCGAGTTTCTGACCGATACCAAAGGCACAGGGCTTCTAAATACCATCTTTTTACGTTGGGATGATTGGCAGGGGGCGATTACCCAGCGCATCACGGGTGCCCTGGTTGCAGACCGCGCCGGAGCCGCGACCACTTACGCGCTTTACAATTTGCAGGAACGCGGCGAACTTTTCGTCAAACCGTCGACAGCAGTTTATGAAGGCATGATTGTCGGTGAAAACTCGCGCGACGTGGATATGGATGTGAATGTCGTGCGCGAGAAAAAACTAACCAATATGCGGGCTTCGACCGCCGATGAAGCGATGCGATTGGTGCCGTTTCGTGTGCTTTCGTTGGAACAGGCGTTGGAATTTATTCGCGAAGATGAACTCGTAGAAGTGACGCCGGAATCGATTCGCATGCGCAAGAAAATTCTTGCATCAAACTTTCGTCCGAAAGGCAAGAGTACGGAATAA
- a CDS encoding O-methyltransferase, with the protein MESFIAEDVEKYIYDILPARDEVLTEMEAQARRRDIPIIGPAVARVIYQYAKLINAKRVFEMGSAIGYSTIWLARAVGEGGKVYYTDGSEKNCAEAQGYIERAGVADSVEILQGDAIDLLEQTEGEFDLIFNDVDKHQYPDAFRVALPRVRSGGLFITDNVLWSGRVARQANDQYTAGVREFNRLIYTADNLFTTILPIRDGIAVCLKR; encoded by the coding sequence ATGGAAAGTTTTATCGCTGAGGACGTAGAAAAATACATTTACGATATTTTGCCCGCGCGCGATGAAGTGCTCACCGAAATGGAAGCGCAGGCACGGCGTCGCGACATTCCGATTATTGGTCCCGCCGTGGCGAGAGTGATTTATCAGTATGCGAAATTGATTAATGCCAAACGGGTTTTCGAGATGGGTTCGGCAATCGGTTATTCAACCATCTGGCTGGCGCGCGCGGTGGGAGAAGGCGGCAAAGTCTATTACACCGACGGCAGCGAAAAAAATTGCGCCGAAGCGCAGGGGTACATCGAACGCGCAGGGGTCGCCGATAGCGTAGAAATTCTACAGGGCGACGCGATTGATTTGCTTGAACAAACCGAGGGTGAATTCGATTTGATTTTTAATGATGTGGATAAGCATCAATACCCCGATGCGTTTCGCGTCGCTTTGCCGCGCGTGCGAAGCGGTGGTTTGTTTATTACGGATAATGTCTTGTGGTCGGGAAGAGTCGCGCGCCAGGCAAATGACCAATACACCGCAGGCGTGCGTGAATTCAACCGATTGATTTACACCGCCGATAATCTCTTTACAACCATTCTGCCGATTCGCGATGGCATTGCCGTTTGTTTGAAAAGGTAG
- a CDS encoding 6-pyruvoyl-tetrahydropterin synthase-related protein yields MLNLKPKSETSAHEGFTLKRVLPIGVIIGVATLLMLPTFIFGFPAGYDAVRHYRWTWQFSEALGDGAIFPRWLPTANHHQGSPVALYYPPLPFYVAAFFDIFVGTLPAMALSCWTSLMISAAGMYKLARNLLPCGYSLFAAIIYSVIPYHIYDLYQGTAVSEFWSFAWIPFLFNSIYHLSLQKNTQHIFLLASNYALLLFTHVPIAFLTSLLLPILAILLTRKFKNLWQIACGLLLGLGLAAIFIVPIVFEREFVKLQFKFNYQDYFLFKHIDEAFNSALFAKTQTPQSYLLETNVMAVGVAVFFLAITLTLWKTWRWRQENPAGFKLTAAVWALTACCILITTRATRLVWQWLPGLPMLFFPVRFFVVACVGLALLSAIAWWILKASKRRVIYGSILALAMIFNLVISYLAVVRAPHSPEKLQDGLSQREVREYRPIWWNADLESWRNVGSPIVESGEALVRVIDDRGINQSYEITARQDSNIVFRPMYFPGWTAEINGEPVVVEPSASGNLLLKIAPGDYRINLKFADTLPRQAGKIISILSLLIFISLSIWLRYQSGKSLSTHNQ; encoded by the coding sequence GTGTTGAATTTGAAGCCGAAATCCGAAACCTCTGCTCACGAAGGATTCACTCTCAAGCGAGTATTGCCCATCGGCGTTATCATCGGGGTTGCAACCCTTTTGATGTTGCCAACATTTATTTTCGGGTTTCCGGCAGGTTATGATGCGGTCAGGCATTATCGTTGGACCTGGCAATTTTCAGAAGCGCTCGGCGACGGCGCTATTTTTCCGCGCTGGCTTCCGACCGCCAATCATCATCAAGGCAGCCCGGTTGCTTTGTATTATCCGCCGCTGCCGTTTTACGTTGCCGCTTTTTTCGATATTTTTGTCGGCACTTTGCCGGCAATGGCGTTGAGTTGCTGGACTTCACTGATGATTTCGGCAGCCGGGATGTACAAATTAGCGCGCAATCTTTTACCTTGTGGCTATAGTCTGTTTGCCGCAATCATTTACTCAGTTATTCCCTATCACATTTATGATTTGTATCAGGGAACAGCGGTTTCGGAATTCTGGTCATTCGCCTGGATTCCTTTTCTGTTCAATTCGATTTACCACCTGAGCCTGCAAAAAAATACGCAACACATTTTCCTGCTGGCAAGCAATTATGCCTTATTGCTTTTTACCCATGTGCCGATTGCCTTTTTAACCAGTCTGCTCTTACCGATTCTGGCGATTTTATTAACTCGAAAATTTAAAAATCTATGGCAAATCGCCTGCGGACTTTTACTGGGATTGGGGCTTGCCGCCATTTTTATCGTCCCGATTGTCTTTGAAAGAGAGTTTGTCAAACTGCAATTTAAGTTCAATTACCAGGACTATTTTTTATTTAAGCATATTGACGAAGCCTTTAATTCTGCCCTTTTTGCGAAGACCCAAACACCACAATCCTATCTGCTTGAAACCAATGTGATGGCTGTAGGGGTAGCGGTTTTCTTTTTAGCGATTACCTTGACGCTCTGGAAAACCTGGCGATGGCGTCAGGAAAATCCTGCGGGTTTCAAATTGACAGCGGCGGTGTGGGCGCTGACAGCTTGTTGCATTTTGATTACCACGCGAGCGACCAGATTGGTGTGGCAATGGCTCCCCGGATTACCCATGCTGTTTTTCCCGGTGCGCTTTTTTGTGGTCGCTTGCGTAGGGCTTGCGCTCCTATCAGCAATCGCCTGGTGGATTTTAAAAGCGTCGAAACGGCGTGTAATTTATGGCAGCATACTGGCGCTGGCGATGATATTCAATCTGGTGATTAGCTATCTGGCGGTGGTTCGCGCGCCGCATTCGCCGGAAAAATTGCAAGATGGGCTGAGCCAAAGAGAGGTTCGCGAGTATCGCCCCATCTGGTGGAATGCTGACCTCGAATCATGGAGAAACGTGGGGAGTCCGATTGTTGAAAGCGGCGAGGCGTTGGTTCGGGTCATTGATGACCGTGGCATTAACCAGAGCTATGAAATAACCGCGAGGCAAGATTCCAATATCGTGTTTCGACCCATGTATTTTCCCGGTTGGACTGCTGAAATCAACGGGGAGCCGGTTGTCGTGGAACCAAGCGCCAGCGGAAATTTACTGCTTAAAATCGCTCCGGGCGATTATCGGATAAATCTGAAATTCGCGGACACCCTGCCGCGTCAGGCAGGAAAAATCATTTCAATCCTCAGCTTGTTGATATTTATCTCTCTCTCGATCTGGTTGCGCTATCAATCCGGCAAATCGCTTTCGACTCATAACCAGTAG
- a CDS encoding nucleotidyltransferase domain-containing protein, which yields MEKRQPEIKLKNLSPEQTQELLPANLILLAYRGSIAHNMFVPQNNPDSIDDKDLMGVFVAPMEHYLGFGRDDVHEKFINEWDSVSYEIRKFIQLLLKCNPNVLSLLWVDESHIIYQHELGSLLRDNRHLFVSKQAYHSFNGYAYAQFKRMTHFNQEAQAEMQALETLLLENEIDLADPRPTQEQRDVAITGGDYSGEKLGTLIDRYQGIKRKYFSGGYMGSKRRELVRRVGYDAKNAAHLIRLLRMGIEFLVEGELHVARADAENLFEIKRGEWSIERVKAEAERLFKLTEEAYVRSALPVNPDTQTAEKLCMDIIGKYYR from the coding sequence ATGGAAAAACGACAACCGGAAATCAAGTTAAAGAATTTATCGCCTGAGCAAACCCAGGAACTCTTGCCTGCGAATTTAATTTTGCTGGCTTACAGAGGTTCGATTGCTCATAACATGTTCGTGCCGCAAAACAACCCTGACAGTATTGATGACAAAGATTTGATGGGGGTTTTCGTCGCGCCGATGGAACATTATCTGGGATTCGGACGCGATGATGTCCATGAAAAATTTATCAACGAATGGGACAGTGTCAGTTATGAAATTCGCAAATTCATTCAGTTGTTGCTCAAATGCAATCCCAATGTTTTGAGTTTGCTCTGGGTGGACGAGTCCCACATCATCTATCAGCACGAACTGGGAAGCCTCTTGCGTGATAATCGCCATCTTTTTGTTTCAAAGCAGGCTTATCATTCGTTCAACGGATATGCCTATGCGCAATTCAAACGCATGACGCATTTCAATCAAGAAGCACAGGCTGAAATGCAGGCGCTGGAAACGCTCTTGCTGGAAAACGAAATTGACCTTGCCGACCCCAGACCCACGCAAGAACAACGTGATGTGGCTATCACAGGTGGCGACTATAGCGGTGAAAAACTCGGCACTTTGATTGACCGCTATCAGGGCATCAAACGGAAATATTTTTCCGGCGGGTATATGGGAAGCAAACGACGCGAGTTAGTCAGACGTGTAGGCTATGATGCGAAAAATGCCGCACATTTAATTCGCTTGCTCAGAATGGGCATTGAATTTTTAGTCGAAGGCGAATTGCATGTAGCGCGCGCCGATGCTGAAAACCTGTTTGAAATCAAACGCGGCGAATGGTCAATCGAGCGCGTCAAAGCCGAAGCCGAACGCCTGTTCAAACTCACCGAAGAAGCATATGTGCGAAGTGCGCTGCCGGTAAATCCCGACACTCAAACCGCCGAAAAGCTTTGCATGGACATCATCGGCAAATATTACCGGTGA
- a CDS encoding circularly permuted type 2 ATP-grasp protein, which translates to MPEPISFQPPFTRYQLDSSFDEMFDGAGTCRPPYQALLKRLFKLSPEELKQRQQSADLSFLHQGITFTVYGREEGTERIFPYDLLPRIITGSEWATLEQGLTQRINALNLFLKDIYHEGCILSDGIVPRELIYSCRHFRREMRGINVPRDIYVSVIGTDLVRLDDGQFAVLEDNLRVPSGVSYMLANRQVMKHVFPRLFGNYGVRPIDHYGQALLATLRALAPAHRPDPTIVLLTPGVFNSAYFEHTFLARLMGVELVEGRDLVVHDNVVYMRTTAGLKRVDVIYRRVDDDFLDPLVFRPDSQLGVAGLINAYRAGNVALANAIGTGIADDKALYAYVPAIIRYYLSEEPILPNVETYLLSDESQRQYVLENLDKLVVKAVGESGGYGMLIGPHSTAAEREEFRERILADPRNYIAQPTLALSRAPCFIDGEVEARHVDLRPYILKGDQVTIVPGGLTRVALKRGSLVVNSSQGGGSKDTWVLAE; encoded by the coding sequence ATGCCTGAACCAATTTCCTTTCAGCCGCCGTTTACGCGCTATCAACTCGACTCTTCCTTTGACGAAATGTTTGATGGCGCGGGCACTTGTCGTCCGCCTTATCAGGCATTGCTTAAACGCTTGTTCAAGCTTTCACCTGAAGAATTAAAACAACGCCAACAATCGGCAGACCTCTCTTTTTTGCATCAAGGCATCACCTTTACGGTTTATGGTCGCGAAGAAGGCACTGAACGCATCTTCCCTTACGACCTGTTGCCGCGCATCATTACCGGCTCGGAATGGGCGACGCTTGAACAAGGACTGACGCAACGCATCAATGCGCTCAATCTTTTTCTCAAAGACATCTATCACGAAGGCTGCATCCTGAGTGACGGCATCGTGCCGCGTGAATTGATTTATTCCTGCCGTCACTTTCGCCGCGAAATGCGCGGCATCAATGTCCCGCGTGATATTTATGTTTCGGTCATCGGCACAGACCTTGTCCGTTTGGATGACGGACAGTTTGCCGTACTCGAAGACAATCTGCGGGTGCCAAGCGGGGTCTCTTATATGCTGGCAAATCGCCAGGTCATGAAGCATGTTTTTCCGCGACTCTTCGGCAATTATGGCGTGCGCCCGATTGACCATTATGGGCAGGCGTTACTGGCAACCCTTCGCGCGCTCGCGCCTGCGCATCGCCCTGACCCAACCATCGTCTTACTCACACCCGGGGTTTTCAATTCGGCATATTTTGAACATACCTTCCTGGCGCGGCTGATGGGCGTAGAACTTGTCGAAGGGCGCGACCTGGTGGTTCACGATAATGTCGTTTATATGCGAACCACTGCCGGGCTGAAGCGCGTCGATGTGATTTACCGGCGCGTCGATGATGATTTCCTCGACCCATTGGTCTTTCGCCCCGATTCGCAACTCGGGGTTGCCGGACTCATTAACGCCTATCGCGCCGGCAATGTCGCTTTGGCGAACGCCATCGGCACAGGCATTGCCGATGACAAAGCCTTGTATGCTTATGTTCCGGCAATCATTCGTTACTATTTAAGCGAAGAGCCGATTTTGCCGAATGTCGAAACCTATCTGCTGAGCGATGAATCGCAACGCCAGTATGTGCTTGAAAATCTCGACAAACTGGTTGTGAAAGCGGTTGGGGAATCGGGCGGTTATGGAATGTTAATTGGACCCCACAGCACAGCGGCAGAGCGCGAAGAGTTCCGCGAGCGCATCCTTGCCGACCCGCGCAATTACATCGCCCAACCGACTCTCGCGCTTTCCCGCGCGCCGTGTTTTATTGATGGCGAAGTCGAAGCCCGTCACGTCGATTTGCGTCCCTACATATTGAAAGGCGACCAGGTTACGATTGTCCCCGGCGGACTCACGCGCGTGGCGCTCAAACGCGGCTCTTTAGTCGTCAATTCGTCGCAAGGCGGCGGCAGCAAAGATACCTGGGTGCTTGCCGAATAA
- a CDS encoding alpha-E domain-containing protein, with amino-acid sequence MLSRVADSLYWMSRYLERAEHTARLIDVTLNLMLDQSPLMAERRWQLVMSGLGLPPTDTRDAYKLTESLAFDAENPGSIVSSIIAARENARQVREQISSEMWEELNRLYLQVKSARIEQIWNFGSHAYFRNVKEGAHLFQGITDSTMSHGQGWRFIQVGRFIERAGATAALLDAHFKYLSDPNIESDGKSDYLEWVGLLKCCTAFEACCKVYSADLQPDRIAEFLLLNADFPHSVRFSADMLQAGLNAIAEATQTHKSSRANRLAGKLRAALSFVQIEEIMESDLHSYLKDIERQCLQIHDAIYQAYITYQIESAPVS; translated from the coding sequence ATGCTATCGAGAGTTGCAGACAGTTTGTATTGGATGAGCCGATACCTTGAACGCGCAGAGCATACGGCGCGGTTAATCGATGTCACGCTCAACCTGATGTTGGATCAATCGCCATTGATGGCGGAGCGGCGCTGGCAACTGGTCATGAGCGGTTTAGGCTTGCCGCCCACCGATACCCGCGACGCTTATAAACTCACTGAGAGTTTGGCATTTGATGCTGAGAATCCCGGTTCCATCGTCTCTTCTATTATTGCCGCGCGCGAAAATGCCCGGCAGGTGCGCGAGCAAATCAGTTCGGAAATGTGGGAAGAATTGAATCGCCTCTACCTGCAAGTCAAAAGCGCCAGAATCGAGCAGATATGGAACTTCGGTTCGCACGCCTATTTCCGCAACGTCAAAGAAGGCGCGCACCTCTTTCAAGGCATCACCGATTCAACCATGAGTCACGGGCAAGGATGGCGATTTATTCAAGTCGGGCGCTTCATCGAACGCGCCGGAGCGACGGCAGCCTTGCTTGATGCGCATTTCAAATACCTGTCTGACCCGAATATCGAAAGTGATGGCAAGAGCGATTATCTCGAATGGGTCGGGCTGCTGAAATGCTGCACGGCATTTGAAGCCTGTTGCAAAGTTTATTCGGCAGATTTACAACCCGACCGCATTGCCGAATTTCTTTTGCTCAACGCTGATTTTCCGCATTCGGTGCGCTTTTCCGCCGATATGTTGCAAGCCGGATTGAACGCGATTGCCGAAGCCACGCAAACTCATAAATCTTCCCGCGCCAACCGACTGGCTGGAAAATTGCGAGCGGCGCTCAGTTTCGTGCAGATTGAAGAGATTATGGAAAGCGACCTGCACAGCTATTTGAAAGATATTGAGCGCCAGTGTTTGCAGATTCACGATGCGATTTATCAGGCATATATCACCTATCAGATCGAATCCGCGCCGGTTTCATAA
- a CDS encoding transglutaminase family protein, with protein MYYSIRHLTKFRYSAPINESLMEVRMHPRSDGFQRCLSFELSVSPRARILNYRDYMGNQVHHFNIPGRHNQLAIKTEALVEMLPPAEIPESLDGDGWQRLEELTMSNDAWDMLLPSSFTERSALLEQFERELNLQQRADPLSLLREINKGIHNAFDYKPQSTKVDSKIDEALEKRQGVCQDFAHIMIALVRHLGIPCRYVSGYLFHRTDTPDRSAQDATHAWVEALLPDLGWVGFDPTNNLLAGERHIRTAIGRDYTDVPPTRGVFKGEAETELKVAVQVSPTTHQLPETEATRMPSWTLYEASQQQQ; from the coding sequence ATGTACTATTCAATTCGTCACCTTACTAAATTCCGCTACAGCGCACCAATCAATGAAAGTTTAATGGAAGTTCGTATGCACCCGCGTTCTGACGGCTTTCAACGTTGTCTCTCGTTTGAACTATCGGTCAGCCCGCGCGCCCGCATCCTCAATTACCGCGATTATATGGGCAATCAGGTGCATCATTTCAACATCCCGGGCAGGCATAATCAGCTGGCAATTAAAACCGAAGCCCTGGTTGAAATGCTTCCGCCTGCGGAGATTCCCGAAAGTCTGGATGGCGACGGGTGGCAGCGACTCGAAGAATTAACAATGAGCAATGACGCCTGGGATATGTTGTTGCCAAGTTCTTTCACCGAGCGTAGCGCCTTGCTCGAACAATTTGAGCGCGAGTTAAACCTGCAACAACGCGCCGACCCGCTCAGTTTGTTGCGCGAAATCAACAAAGGCATTCACAACGCTTTCGACTATAAACCGCAAAGCACCAAAGTGGATTCAAAAATTGATGAAGCGTTGGAAAAACGTCAGGGTGTCTGCCAGGACTTTGCGCACATTATGATTGCCCTGGTTCGCCATCTCGGGATTCCCTGTCGTTATGTGAGCGGCTATCTGTTTCATCGCACCGATACGCCTGACCGTTCGGCGCAGGATGCCACTCACGCCTGGGTTGAAGCCTTGTTGCCGGATTTGGGTTGGGTGGGATTTGACCCGACGAATAATTTGCTTGCCGGTGAACGCCATATTCGCACCGCCATCGGTCGCGATTATACGGACGTGCCGCCAACCCGTGGCGTATTTAAAGGCGAAGCCGAAACTGAACTCAAAGTCGCGGTTCAGGTTTCCCCTACGACCCACCAACTCCCGGAAACCGAAGCGACGCGGATGCCTTCGTGGACTTTGTATGAAGCGAGTCAACAACAGCAGTAG